GGAACGAATGGGTTTCTTTTGTGAATATGTAATTCGCTGTTTTTAGTTTTTGTCGGCCCGGCTTGGGTCGGCGTTTTCGTTAATGaagtttacctttcaaaaaaaaaaaaaaaaaaacaaactataaCACTGTTCATTTCACTTGTATTATTaacatatattaataataattaataattaatgttaataataataattaatgcTTTTAGTTAACgtgtataaaaataaaattacagtTGTTTAACATAGTTTCCAGTGATGCCTACAACTGCTGAACCATTTCCAGTGATGCATTCTTGATCTTCTTTCTGACTAACTTTGTCAATGCAGCTGCATCCACCCCTTCTCCGATCACCACCATCCGCTTCTTGTCTTCCCCTTGCACCTCTACCGAATTCACACCTACCAACACATTCAATCCGATTAAATCAATAGTTttataacacacacacacacacatacatacatacatatacatagtTTTATATATGATTAACATAACATGGTTATTTTTTTAAGTACCCAATGCTTTGGCAGCCGCCTTCATTGCTTCCGTTCTACATTTCTCGCAGTTGGTTTGTATGTTTATCACAATCTTTTTCTGCAACATCAGTTGTTAACATACATAATAACTAAAACTTGAAGTTTAAATATCCTCAAAGAAGGAAATGTGTAAATAATACCTTCATTTTGAGAATATGGGTTTGGTCTATAATATAGCATACATATGTATCTACTTATACAAATGATTTACTTAAGTCATAAGTTAAGTGTTTGTTTTTGGaggaaataaataaaataattgtaGAAACTTAATTTGTTGGGGGTCAACCGACAACCATAAACCAATTTACACGGTTTTTCAACCTTCTCGAAGAAGAAATCATTTAAACCGTTTGAAGGTTTTTAATAAGAGTCTTCACACGGATGTCAGGGTTTTTTTTAACAGCTGCCGAAATATATAAAATCTAAAACATAAAGATTACAAAGACTAGCCCGAAGCTAAACACAAAATTAACCACTGGCTTTAAAAAAACTTCATGCAACGATAAAATTGAAACTACATCAACCCTTTATTTCGTCCATGGCTCCAGATCAACACCACTTTATTCGTGTCATTCTGAGCTTTCCTTATAGACCAACAATTACCGATTGTACCATGTATGCAATGCCAAAAGGTCCCGAGGGGCTGACAAGAGGCATAACTCATTAGTCAACTCTATGTAATCTAATATTTCCTATTTGACTATTTCTCTCAGGCATCAATTCTATTACAAGTTATCCAACCTATGAATCTATTAACTATTTTTTGTTTGTGATTTTGTGGTTAGGCCTTGAAtctagaaaaaaatatatataaaaatagacGAAAAATTCGAATAAAAAATATTGTTTCTCTATAGTCAAATTTGAAGCACATATCTCCTTTCGATGAATACCCTGAAAACCAGTTTAAATAATGAATATGAATATTATTCAGATTCTGATATGAAAGAACTCTTTTTCTATCATTATATAAAAAAATCTCTAATatttcaaaaataaaattaactattTCAAAAATTTTTAACTTACTATGAATAGTCAGGGATAGAATAATTGAGGAAATTTTCTGAAAAATATTGTGAAAAACGACAGAGATTGGCTAGTTATCATTATAACTAGATATTTTCTGCCAAAGTCGATTAAGCAAAACGTAAAGAGATGATCCACCGACTCTGGTTCTTCACCACAGAGTACACGACCTTGTGTTCACCTGTATGTTTCTTTTATGCCCTTCTAGTTTGATCTAGACTGCATATACGCTAGATACCAGATGCGCATGTGTATActgttaaaaagaaaaaaaaatcaaaagagaggaaatataataaattaaagaagagtaaattgccattttagtccctgagttttgtccaaatttgccattttagtccaaatagtttttttttttttgcctctaggtccctgacttttcccttttattgccattttgatcacatacactaactccatccaaaaacttcATCTTTAACCAGGGATATTTTGgagattttcattttaaatgttttcaattgccattttgatccaattccaaaaaataataaaaattccaaaaaataattaaaattctaaaaaatcataaaaattctaaaaaattctaaaaaatccaaaaaatccgtttcgaaccgtaccgtttcgatgcgaaccaTTTCGAACcgaaccatttcgacccgaaccgtcgaaacggttcagctcgaaacggttcggttcgaaacggtacgacttgaaacggttcggcttcgaaactgtacgggttgaaacggttcggcttgaaacggttcggcttcgaaacggtactggtcgaaacggttcgcgtcgaaacggttcgcgtcgaaacggttcagctcgaaacggtacgggttgaaacggttcgcgtcgaaatggttcggttcgaaacggttcagctagaaacggttcgggtcgaaacggttcacgtcgaaacggttcgcgtcgaaacggattttttggattttttagaatttttatgattttttagaatttttattattttttggaatttttttgattttttggaatttttttgattttttggaattggatcaaaatggcaattgaaaacatttaaaatgaaaatccccaaaatacccctggttaaagatggagtttttggatggagttagtgtatgtgatcaaaatggcaacaaaaggaaAAAGTCAGGGACCTAGAGGCAAAAagaaaaactatttggactaaaatggcaaatttggacaaaactcagagactaaaatggcaatttactcattaAAGAAAGAACAGAGGGTAGCATACAAACATAAAGTTAACACACAATGTTAGTATCAAGACATTATTCAAGTTTATGAGAAACACCTAGTTATACAAATACAACCTTCAAACCTGAGAATGACATATCCTAGATTACATGAAACAAAGATAAATAAAGTTACGAAAGTCGCATGTAATTTATTTCGGTTAGCTTCACTTATTGGGTTGATCCTCATTGTATATTTTAGTGCCACTCAACACGTATCCACCCGAAGCACTCATCTGCATATGCGGGTGAGTTCTTGAAGGAAGAACCTGCAACATAATAAATAGTACCCACAAAATCATTACAGGTTTCACGTTGGATCAAGTCGGTTTGATACTTGATACGTAACTGTTTGAATGAATTATAACCGCAATCAAACCATTTATTATTAagtcaaaataaaataaaagaaccTGATATTCGCGTAGCCAAGGTTCTGTAATTTGCAGGCCAATTGCCATTTTCTCAACTTGAAGATTGTGCATGCATGTCGCCAATGGCTGCAAATATGCAAAAACAACTTTAAGTAATGTCGGTTTCCGACAGCAAGATATCACATCTTAGGAAGATATCACGTTGATTCGGGTGATGTTTTATCTCCAACGGGCCAATCAGATAGAACAAAAAAAGATTGTTGGTTGCAAGTTTATGCATAAGACCTCGTTAAATCATTTTATCAGTAAAATTATATTATTACTGAAAAAGTAAAACTTAGGTAATCAAATTTGacaataattatttatttaaaaacttgGTAAATTGAGATATTATTATTGTTGAAAAATTTTGTACTCAATTTGacaataatattttattataaaaaactAGAAAATTTGGACAAAAGGGATAATAAGTACCTGAAGATACTGATGATAAATCACAAAAGGAGCTGAAAACGACAAAAACGGTAGAACCTCCTTGACTATATTCCAAGCATCCGCATCTGGAGCCGCGATTATGAGGCTACAGCATAAAAGTAGAAATTACAAACTAATAATTAGATGCTGCAAGATTTTCGGGTTGGATAACGGGTCATTATGATTTGGGTCGACCTACAAAAGACTTCTTTGtgcattttcttttttttaataaattactAATGTCTTAATTAAGACTacaaatcaattttattacagTAGCCTCTGCACGTTGTATTGTAAGCTTTATAAACAGTTTTTGAAAACCGGACCGGACCGATCTGGCTGGTCCGATTCACCCTATCGACCTATATTGCATCGAATAGGCCGATTGCACCAGAAAACCGGGCGGTTGAAACGGATTTTTTTTGGGGTTGAAGCGAATTTTGACTAAATTTTAGCCTATTAAGTTTTATAATATCTACGAAATTACCCGGATCTTACATCCGACTCAACCGGCCCGACTAGTGGACCAGTAAGGAGACCGGTTCGACATCTGGTCGGTCCTCAAAACATTGGTTATTATAAATGCAACTTTCTACCCGTTACATGTTCCCCTTTTGGCCATAGTTGTTAATGGTGagtagcgacaaatagcgataaggtacctatattCTACATAgtgaatagcgataaatagctAGCGCTACTTTTATAAATAGCaatacactagaaaaaaaattaaattttatatgtatattatatcaaaataccctggtatatacgctattttacatgtatgtttaacaaaaacctaaaatccagctattttacaACTATATTTAGTtgctttttatttaaaaaaaaaaacaataaataattaaAGGTCGTTGTCTATCGCCACAGACCATATAGCGAGCATGGACCATACAGCGATCGCTATTGACAATTATGCTTTTTGCTAACCTTTTTTTAATTAATccatataacataaatcataaaagtcataaaacactacCCAAATCGACCCATTCATAAGTAAACTGATTAATAACCTATCACTTACTAAAACAATAGAGTAATAGACCAACCTTGAAAATCCATTTTCTTTCCACGACTTGATGGCATCCTCGGGAGCTTTTTCTCCCGGTTGCACAGCTTTATGTACTTTTGCGACAACGGTTACGGTATCGGGTTTTTCATCTTCAGATGCCACTGTGGTTGCTTCCATGCTAACGGGCTGGTCAGATTGAATAGAAGATAATGTTACCTGCGTAGAAACATTTTCAGATCTTCATAATTGGGCTTACAGGGTTAAATATGTAGAGTAGACTGTAATAAAGGTTGCATTCAGGCGGGTTGGATAACGGGTTAAAACAGGTTTAGGTCAAAACAGGTCAAGACGTCAGTATCGGTTGACCTGTAGATTTTGTCGAAAACTTCCCGtttttaacaaataattagtCATATGATAACTATAATTATAATATGTAAATAATCTAAATTCTGAAATTAAGTTATTTTTATGAGGTTTTACgcattaaaatttaaaattacactgaatttctgacacgacccgaaaacatGACACAATTTGGGTCGTgatcgggttcatatgtatgacacgattttcgggttcgggtcatgTTCAAGTTCATCTAAAACTTTCAGCTTCGGGTCAGGTTGAACACGACAACctgcgaacacgacccgtttagcacccctagaTTTTGATATGGGTCAAAATGCGACCTCTAGGCTATATAAGAATTCAAAATTAGATTGCGACTAACATCGGATTGATTGGACGGATTCTCGATACTATCGGCAACTTGAAGGTGGCCATTTCCTTTAGAATCTCCAACGTGAGAAGCAGAGAGTTCGGTAAGAGGCAACCTCACAATCCTGGATCAAGAAGGATATAAACCACCGTCAAATTATAATGCTAAATATTTGTAATAAAAAATCGAATGGCTAGTAAGAATAATTTGATTATTTGATATGATTAAAGGCGATTACTAACCTTCTGTTAATTTCGTCACCAAAGTTGAACATTCGTACTATCTCGAGAGAATGTGGAGAATCTCCACGATAAGTATTGCATACATAACCGGTACCTGTTACATGTACAACATTATTTATATTACATGTAATATTAATTGTCTTCGAAAACAAAGAAAGGGGTATTTCAGTCACTTCAACCAACTTTGATTAACTCAAACTAGAGTACGGATGGTGGTGGATCCAATTATAGGGTGATGTAAACATGAGGATAAAATGGTCACTTTttgggctgcaaacgaaccgaactttcagcgaacagttcgtgaaccattcGGTGGGAAGTTCGCTTGTGTTCTTTCGTTTAGTTAAATTAACGAACACAAACAGAGGCCGCATTCAtttatttatgttcatgaacgttcggtaatgtgtccgttgatgttcgtttgtgtttgatagttcattagcgtttttaattttcaaaattaatttaaatacttcaaaattcctaCTAATAAAATATCTAATAAATATTAGTGTATTGCATATTACATACCTTTTAAATTTTATTGTATTCGTTTctgttcatgaacgtttgtttgTGTTTAGTTGTGTTCATgacatttgtttgtgttcgtttcctcactgaacgaacacgaacaaaaaaaccTCGTTCGGTAAGTATTcatgaacagttcgcgaacaccACTATTTCCTTAACGAACCGGTTTGTTTGCAGCCCTAGTCATTCTCATCAAATTTGGCCAACATAGGTGAAGTTGCACCTTACATAGGCCAATTGAATTTAAAATGAAACTGATCGATGTAAAAAAAGAAAATTGTCTCTAATTTTGGATACTagaaaacaacaacaaaaaaaaaaaaaaaaaaaaaaaaagattacaaaAAACAGGAAAAATTTACCTCCCAAACGCTCTGCAACGGCACCAGTTATCAAACCGCCAATCATGTCCACTACAAGAACATCCGATTGTGCAGTGACATTAGCAAAAGATAAAAGAAGCGACAACGTATCAACTCTCAAGAACCTGCGATTCAGACATTACCAATTAATAACTATGAATCGTTTTCAATGCGCTAAGAAGATATTAAAGCCTAATTAAATCATTCCCTACAGTATTAATTACCCGATTCTTGCAGGATACTTCTTGAAGTAAGTGTCACATACGCTGGAAGAAATAAGTGTAATTCAACatgagaaaataaaagaaaaatatgttTTAATGAAATAATAGAAATTTAAACACCTGCGGGCGAAGGGGCGTCGTAAGAGTACTTTAGGAGCgtactttttttgttttttaagccTATATTTTTCCTGAAAATGATAAACTTCAGTATGAAACCATAGTTGTTGTTTGATAAATGTCGAATACGATACTCACTTGTGAAAAGGCCGTTTTATTCTCAAATGTTGCACTGTTGGCAATAAGAGCTTCAACTATTTCATTCCCACTTGCACCCTGTCTGGATTAACGCTGTACATAAGTcattataataaaacaaaaacaaaacaaaatcataAAATATATACATAGGTAAGTTTATATTGTTAGCCAATATAAGGTTCTAACCTTCGCAGTCCTTCTATATCTTCACCGGTAAGTGTTTGGGCTGTATTATTATCAATCAATGCACGGTTGTCTCTCGACTCGTCCTTTACGGCACCTTCCCTCTTGTCCTCGGTGTTATTATTAGCTGATAAAAATTAGAAGACAAGAAAATATTTAGGGAAAGATATCATATAAAAGACCAATAGACAACTAACAACTTCACTTAAGAAAAAAACCGATAGTTTTTTAAAAAACTATAGAACTGCCAATGCTATAAGTTTTACGATTGAAAACTGAAGCAAAGTTCAATAGGAAGAAAAATTAGAAAACAGAACATGCAcacagaaagaaagaaagaaagaaagaaaacaaaCCTTCTGGTGTCGGAATAACGCGAGACAAGCAAGGACCGTTTATTCCATTCTCTACTTGAAACAACGAACCAAATGGACACCCGATCAATGGCTGGAGTGGATAATTCTTATTCCCAATTTTAACAATCCTGCATAATCCACATAATCCACAACAAATGAAACTAAAATAATCTCTCTGAGCCCCCAAACTAAACCAAAATAATCTCTTTGAACCCCCAAAATAATCTCTCTAAATCCCCAAACTAAACCAAAATTAAAAACAAATTCTAACTTTAATTCACATGTTCACATCTAAACATACACAATGATATCAAAATCCACATTAAAAAAGAGACTGAAACAATCTTTTTAAAATTTTGGATTAAAAAAATTGAATCAAACATACACATTGATATCAATGAAAAAAAAACTGAAACAATCTCTTTAAAATTTTGAACTAAATCAGATTTTAACTTTAATCAAACACATAGTAATCACCTCACAAGTTCACATCTAAACATACACCACATTCATATCAAAATCCacattaaaaattttaaaaaaaaattaaattaaaacataatcaaaaccAATCAAACACATAGTAATCAATGAATTCACAAGCTAAACACACACATTCATATCAAATTCATCAATATCAtaagttcaaaatcaaaatccaAAATCTACAACTTACGATCCAGCAGTGA
Above is a window of Helianthus annuus cultivar XRQ/B chromosome 14, HanXRQr2.0-SUNRISE, whole genome shotgun sequence DNA encoding:
- the LOC110905335 gene encoding heavy metal-associated isoprenylated plant protein 47 isoform X2: MKKKIVINIQTNCEKCRTEAMKAAAKALGVNSVEVQGEDKKRMVVIGEGVDAAALTKLVRKKIKNASLEMVQQL
- the LOC110905335 gene encoding heavy metal-associated isoprenylated plant protein 47 isoform X1; translated protein: MLQKKIVINIQTNCEKCRTEAMKAAAKALGVNSVEVQGEDKKRMVVIGEGVDAAALTKLVRKKIKNASLEMVQQL
- the LOC110908169 gene encoding tRNA (adenine(58)-N(1))-methyltransferase non-catalytic subunit trm6 translates to MSTIEHENSSQNRRITWEGCSVLLDINDGDRLLFSRLTAGSIVKIGNKNYPLQPLIGCPFGSLFQVENGINGPCLSRVIPTPEANNNTEDKREGAVKDESRDNRALIDNNTAQTLTGEDIEGLRRQGASGNEIVEALIANSATFENKTAFSQEKYRLKKQKKYAPKVLLRRPFARSVCDTYFKKYPARIGFLRVDTLSLLLSFANVTAQSDVLVVDMIGGLITGAVAERLGGTGYVCNTYRGDSPHSLEIVRMFNFGDEINRRIVRLPLTELSASHVGDSKGNGHLQVADSIENPSNQSDVTLSSIQSDQPVSMEATTVASEDEKPDTVTVVAKVHKAVQPGEKAPEDAIKSWKENGFSSLIIAAPDADAWNIVKEVLPFLSFSAPFVIYHQYLQPLATCMHNLQVEKMAIGLQITEPWLREYQVLPSRTHPHMQMSASGGYVLSGTKIYNEDQPNK